The Thermoclostridium stercorarium subsp. stercorarium DSM 8532 genome contains a region encoding:
- a CDS encoding NAD(P)/FAD-dependent oxidoreductase, producing MKDIGVVGAGASGLMAAGRAAERGHRVFVFEKNKIAGKKIRITGNGRCNLTNACDWDTLISNIPGNGKFLYSSLSLFSNKDIMDFFIKMGLDLKIERDNRVFPKSDRARDVVDALLKYASMHNVRFLFESRVEEILTKNGCVSGVRLSDGTEKSLDAVIVATGGVTYPGTGSTGDGHSMVRKLGHTITPLRPSLVPLLVKESWVRKLQGLSLKDVSVEFLDRKGSRIYNARGEMMFTHFGVTGPVILSASRHILEYGCRDIFLRMDLFPDLTEEGLDIRIQNDFQENPRKMFKNSLNKLLPSLLVPVIAELSGILPEKSANQVTRNERQRLVNLLKNLKCEITGSRSFDEAVVTAGGVCVKEINPRTMESKLIKGLYFAGEIMDVDAYTGGFNLTIAFSTGYVAGNSV from the coding sequence ATGAAAGACATAGGAGTGGTTGGTGCAGGTGCGTCCGGTTTAATGGCAGCCGGGAGGGCGGCTGAACGGGGGCACCGTGTTTTTGTGTTCGAAAAGAACAAAATAGCAGGGAAAAAAATCCGTATCACGGGCAACGGGAGATGTAATCTCACCAATGCCTGTGACTGGGATACCCTTATTTCGAACATACCCGGGAACGGGAAATTTCTGTATTCGTCGTTAAGCCTTTTTTCTAATAAAGACATTATGGATTTTTTCATTAAAATGGGCCTTGATCTCAAAATTGAACGGGATAACCGCGTATTTCCGAAATCAGACAGGGCGAGAGATGTGGTTGACGCTCTTTTAAAATATGCGTCAATGCATAATGTAAGATTTTTATTTGAAAGCAGGGTGGAGGAAATACTGACAAAAAACGGTTGTGTGTCAGGTGTAAGGCTTTCGGACGGAACTGAAAAAAGCCTTGACGCGGTCATAGTTGCCACCGGGGGAGTTACATACCCCGGAACAGGGTCCACAGGTGACGGGCACAGTATGGTTCGGAAACTTGGGCATACTATAACGCCGTTAAGACCTTCTCTGGTTCCGCTGTTGGTTAAGGAAAGCTGGGTAAGAAAGTTACAGGGATTGTCGCTTAAAGATGTATCGGTTGAATTTTTGGACAGGAAAGGCAGCAGAATATATAATGCGCGGGGGGAAATGATGTTTACCCATTTTGGAGTAACGGGACCTGTAATTTTAAGTGCGAGCCGGCATATTCTGGAATACGGCTGCAGGGATATTTTCCTTCGGATGGATCTTTTTCCCGATTTGACAGAGGAAGGGCTTGATATAAGGATTCAGAATGATTTTCAGGAAAACCCCCGGAAAATGTTCAAGAATTCACTGAACAAACTGCTGCCCAGCCTGCTTGTGCCCGTTATTGCGGAACTGAGCGGAATTCTGCCTGAAAAAAGTGCAAATCAGGTAACAAGAAATGAGAGACAGCGCCTTGTTAATCTTCTGAAGAACCTGAAATGTGAAATTACCGGTTCCCGGTCATTTGACGAGGCTGTTGTAACCGCCGGAGGAGTCTGCGTAAAGGAAATTAATCCGAGAACAATGGAATCAAAATTAATAAAAGGTTTGTATTTTGCCGGTGAAATAATGGATGTGGACGCCTATACCGGAGGGTTTAACCTGACAATTGCGTTTTCAACCGGATATGTGGCAGGAAACAGTGTTTGA
- a CDS encoding MurR/RpiR family transcriptional regulator — MDDLLNLIKEKYPTFSKGHKAIASYIVNHYDKAAFMTAAQLGKEVGVSESTVVRFPAELGFDGYPELQKKLKEIIKSKLTSVQRLEVSSSRIDKDNVLKSVLQSDMNKIKMTLEEIDEDNFNTIVETILNARHIYILGVRSSASLASFLGFYFNLIFQDVRLVHTTSVSEMFEQIINAKEGDVVIGISFPRYSRRTTKAMQFVQKQGATTIAITDNPSSPLVKYANYSIFARSDMNSFVDSLVAPLSIINAIIVAIGLKRKEQVQSTLEKLEKIWDEYQVYEKGDS, encoded by the coding sequence ATGGACGATTTGTTAAACCTCATAAAAGAAAAGTATCCTACGTTCAGTAAGGGTCATAAGGCAATTGCGTCGTATATTGTAAATCACTATGATAAAGCGGCGTTTATGACAGCAGCCCAGTTGGGAAAAGAGGTTGGAGTAAGTGAATCGACGGTTGTGCGGTTTCCGGCAGAACTGGGGTTTGACGGTTATCCCGAACTTCAGAAAAAACTGAAGGAAATCATAAAAAGCAAGCTGACCTCTGTGCAAAGACTTGAGGTTTCTTCCAGCAGGATTGACAAGGACAATGTTTTAAAAAGCGTCCTTCAGTCGGACATGAACAAGATAAAAATGACATTGGAAGAAATAGATGAAGATAATTTCAACACCATCGTGGAAACAATCCTTAACGCCAGACACATTTATATCCTTGGCGTAAGGAGTTCGGCATCGCTGGCAAGTTTCCTCGGATTTTATTTCAATCTCATTTTCCAGGATGTGAGGCTGGTACATACCACCAGTGTAAGTGAAATGTTTGAGCAGATTATAAACGCAAAGGAAGGAGATGTGGTTATCGGTATCAGTTTTCCCAGATATTCCAGAAGAACCACGAAAGCAATGCAGTTTGTGCAAAAACAGGGCGCGACAACTATTGCAATAACCGATAACCCGAGCTCGCCTTTGGTGAAGTATGCCAATTATTCTATTTTTGCAAGAAGCGATATGAATTCGTTCGTGGATTCTCTGGTGGCTCCTTTAAGTATTATTAACGCCATCATTGTGGCAATAGGTTTGAAAAGGAAGGAGCAGGTACAGTCAACACTGGAGAAACTTGAAAAAATATGGGATGAATATCAGGTGTATGAAAAGGGCGATTCCTGA
- a CDS encoding Cof-type HAD-IIB family hydrolase — protein MKYKLIAADIDGTLVNNKREITPKTKEKIHEAIKKGAVFTICSGRPVQGVQLIMNQLEADIPVITYNGAMVITGESRKIIYSCTMRKEDAIQVEKLGRERNTTIAIWADNKLYVNRMDERAEKYSDLSGTEPILYENVEELIEKGINKILWYDEVEKINTFLKELQGKLNPTINFHTSQPFFLEFVDVNASKAIALEKLGEFYGIKREEMIAVGDGFNDLSMIEYAGLGVAMENAPEEIKKAADFVTLSNENDGVAYVIEKFILNSER, from the coding sequence ATGAAATATAAACTGATTGCAGCGGATATTGACGGTACGCTTGTGAACAACAAGAGAGAAATTACTCCGAAAACAAAGGAAAAAATCCATGAAGCGATAAAAAAAGGTGCTGTTTTCACTATCTGCAGCGGAAGGCCTGTGCAGGGAGTACAGCTGATAATGAACCAGCTCGAGGCGGATATCCCGGTTATTACATACAACGGTGCGATGGTAATAACCGGAGAAAGCAGGAAAATTATATATTCGTGCACAATGAGAAAAGAGGATGCAATACAGGTTGAAAAACTTGGAAGGGAACGGAATACAACCATTGCCATATGGGCTGATAATAAACTTTATGTTAACCGTATGGATGAACGGGCTGAAAAATACAGCGATTTAAGCGGCACCGAGCCGATATTGTACGAAAATGTTGAAGAACTTATTGAAAAGGGAATAAACAAAATCCTGTGGTATGACGAAGTGGAGAAAATCAATACTTTTCTGAAGGAATTGCAGGGAAAACTGAACCCGACAATTAATTTCCACACGTCCCAGCCGTTTTTCCTTGAATTTGTCGATGTAAATGCTTCAAAGGCCATTGCCCTTGAAAAGTTGGGGGAATTTTACGGTATCAAAAGGGAGGAAATGATAGCAGTAGGTGACGGGTTTAATGATCTGTCAATGATAGAGTATGCGGGACTTGGAGTTGCAATGGAAAACGCGCCTGAAGAAATAAAAAAGGCTGCGGACTTTGTAACGCTGTCAAATGAAAATGACGGCGTGGCATATGTAATTGAGAAATTCATATTAAACAGTGAGCGGTAA
- the trmB gene encoding tRNA (guanosine(46)-N7)-methyltransferase TrmB, producing MRLRNIPKSLDFVYSHPNFVNQPENFAGKWAEEHFHNTNPVYLEIGCGKGKFIITHATQNPSINYIAMEKYLPILGKMIKKLPEEGLPNLAVFNADAENLPEYFGEGEIEIIFLNFSDPWPKKRHTKRRLTNPKFLEMYKKILKENGCIIFKTDNRDFFEYSIEQFELAGFSLQGITYDLHNSPYAEGNVTTEYEEKFLSLGQPIYRLSAHKTENMGANG from the coding sequence TTGAGGCTCAGAAATATTCCAAAATCCCTTGATTTTGTATACAGTCACCCGAATTTTGTAAACCAGCCTGAAAATTTTGCAGGCAAATGGGCCGAAGAACACTTTCACAACACCAATCCGGTATATCTGGAAATAGGCTGTGGCAAGGGTAAGTTCATAATAACCCATGCCACTCAAAACCCAAGCATCAATTATATTGCCATGGAAAAATACCTGCCCATTTTGGGAAAAATGATAAAAAAACTGCCGGAAGAAGGATTGCCCAACCTTGCAGTATTTAACGCCGATGCCGAAAATCTTCCGGAATATTTCGGTGAGGGGGAAATAGAAATTATTTTCCTCAATTTTTCAGATCCGTGGCCAAAGAAAAGACATACAAAACGCAGACTGACAAACCCGAAATTTCTTGAAATGTATAAAAAAATATTAAAAGAAAACGGCTGCATTATATTTAAAACCGATAACCGTGACTTTTTTGAATACTCCATTGAGCAATTTGAACTTGCGGGCTTTTCGCTGCAGGGTATAACCTACGATTTGCACAACAGCCCTTACGCAGAGGGAAATGTAACCACTGAATATGAAGAAAAATTTTTAAGCCTGGGCCAGCCTATATACAGACTATCCGCCCATAAAACCGAAAATATGGGTGCAAACGGCTAA